A portion of the Tachysurus fulvidraco isolate hzauxx_2018 chromosome 8, HZAU_PFXX_2.0, whole genome shotgun sequence genome contains these proteins:
- the fbxo11b gene encoding F-box only protein 11 isoform X1, translating into MNSVRATNRRPRRVSRPRPVQPERNNGERDEDVPADMVAEESGPGAQNSPYQLRRKSLLPKRTACPTKSSMEGASTSATETFGHRAKRARVSGKSQDLPASPAEQYLQEKLPDEVVLKIFSYLLEQDLCQAACVCKRFSELANDPILWKRLYMEVFEYTRPMMHPEPGKFYQINPEEYEQPNPWKESFQQLYKGAHVKPGFAEHFYSNPARYKGRENMLYYDTIEDALGGVQEAHFDGLIFVHSGIYTDEWIYIESPITMIGAAPGKVADKVVIENTRDSTFVFMEGSEDAYVGYMTIRFNPDDKSAQHHNAHHCLEITVNCSPNIDHCIIRSTCTVGSAVCVSGQGACPTIKHCNISDCENVGLYITDHAQGIYEDNEISNNALAGIWVKNHGNPIIRRNHIHHGRDVGVFTFDHGMGYFESCNIHRNRIAGFEVKAYANPTVVRCEIHHGQTGGIYVHEKGRGQFIENKIYANNFAGVWITSNSDPTIRGNAIFNGNQGGVYIFGDGRGLIEGNDIYGNALAGIQIRTNSCPIVRHNKIHDGQHGGIYVHEKGQGVIEENEVYSNTLAGVWVTTGSTPVLRRNRIHSGKQVGVYFYDNGHGVLEDNDIYNHMYSGVQIRTGSNPKIRRNKIWGGQNGGILVYNSGLGFIEDNEIFDNAMAGVWIKTDSNPTLRRNKIHDGRDGGICIFNGGRGLLEENDIFRNAQAGVLISTNSHPVLRKNRIFDGFAAGIEITNHATATLEGNQIFNNRFGGLFLASGVNVTMKDNKIMNNQDAIEKAVSRGQCLYKISSYTSYPMHDFYRCHTCNTTDRNAICVNCIKKCHQGHDVEFIRHDRFFCDCGAGTLSNPCTLAGEPTHDTDTLYDSAPPIESNTLQHN; encoded by the exons ATGAACTCCGTCAGAGCGACCAACAGAAGACCCAGGCGAGTATCGAGGCCGCGCCCGGTGCAGCCCGAGAGGAACAACGGCGAAAGAG ATGAGGACGTCCCTGCAGATATGGTTGCAGAAGAATCTGGTCCAGGAGCTCAAAACAGTCCATATCAACTCCGCAGAAAGTCTTTGTTGCCTAAGAGAACCGCGTGTCCCACAAAAAGCAGTATGGAG GGAGCCTCCACTTCAGCAACAGAAACCTTTGGTCACAGAGCAAAACGTGCCCGAGTGTCAGGAAAGTCCCAAGACCTTCCAG CTTCCCCTGCAGAACAGTATCTCCAAGAAAAGCTTCCAGATGAGGTGGTCCTGAAGATTTTTTCCTACTTGCTAGAGCAAGATCTGTGTCAGGCTGCTTGTGTCTGCAAGCGCTTTAGTGAGCTAGCTAATGACCCTATTCTCTG GAAAAGATTGTACATGGAGGTGTTTGAATACACACGGCCCATGATGCATCCAGAACCAGGGAAATTCTATCAAATAAACCCTGAAGAATATGAGCAGCCTAACCCATGGAAGGAAAGCTTTCAGCAACTG TATAAAGGTGCACATGTTAAGCCTGGCTTTGCAGAACATTTTTACAGCAATCCAGCCAGATACAAAGGCAGAGAGAATATGCTG TACTATGACACCATTGAGGATGCATTGGGAGGAGTTCAGGAGGCCCATTTTGATGGGCTAATATTTGTTCATTCTGGAATCTACACAGATGAATGGATCTACATCGAGTCTCCCATTACAATGATCGGTGCAG CTCCTGGAAAAGTAGCTGATAAGGTTGTCATTGAGAACACTAGAGATTCAACATTTGTGTTTATGGAGGGTTCAGAAGATGCATATGTAGGTTACATGACCATTAGG TTCAACCCTGATGATAAATCAGCTCAGCATCACAATGCACACCACTGCCTGGAGATCACAGTGAACTGCAGCCCGAATATTGACCACTGCATTATCCGCAGCACCTGCACAG tggGTTCGGCAGTATGTGTAAGTGGTCAGGGTGCATGTCCCACCATCAAGCACTGCAACATCAGTGACTGTGAAAATGTGGGGCTCTACATCACTGATCATGCGCAG GGCATTTATGAAGATAATGAAATCTCCAACAATGCATTAGCGGGGATCTGGGTGAAAAACCATGGCAACCCCATCATTAGGAGGAACCATATCCATCATGGCAGAGATGTTGGCGTGTTCACATTTGACCATGGCATG GGCTACTTTGAGAGCTGCAACATACATAGAAACAGAATTGCAGGTTTTGAGGTAAAGGCGTATGCCAACCCCACAGTGGTGCGCTGTGAAATTCACCACGGCCAAACAGGCGGCATCTACGTCCACGAGAAGGGCCGGGGACAGTTTATAGAGAATAAGATCTATGCTAATAACTTTGCTGGTGTGTGGATCACGTCAAACAGTGACCCCACCATTAG gGGTAATGCCATCTTCAATGGAAATCAAGGGGGCGTTTACATATTTGGTGATGGCAGAGGTCTCATAGAGGGCAATGATATTTATGGAAACGCCCTGGCTGGCATTCAGATCCGAACCAACAGCTGCCCTATAGTCCGACACAACAAGATACATGATGGACAGCATGGAGGAATCTATGTA CATGAGAAGGGCCAGGGTGTTATTGAGGAGAATGAAGTGTATAGCAACACCCTAGCAGGAGTGTGGGTGACCACAGGGAGCACACCCGTGCTCAGGCGGAACAGAATACACAGTGGCAAACAG GTTGGAGTGTATTTCTATGATAATGGTCATGGTGTATTGGAGGATAATGATATCTATAACCACATGTACTCTGGTGTACAAATCAG AACTGGAAGCAACCCTAAGATTAGACGAAACAAAATCTGGGGAGGGCAGAATGGAGGTATTCTTGTTTACAACTCTG GGTTGGGCTTCATTGAGGACAATGAGATATTTGACAATGCCATGGCTGGAGTATGGATTAAGACTGACAGCAACCCCACCCTACGCAGGAACAAGATCCATGATGGCCGAGATGGTGGTATCTGCATATTTAACGGTGGAAGGG GATTGTTGGAGGAAAATGACATCTTCAGAAATGCCCAGGCTGGTGTCCTCATTAGTACTAACAGTCACCCAGTATTGCGGAAGAACCGAATATTTGATGGCTTTGCTGCTG GCATTGAGATAACAAACCATGCTACTGCAACTTTAGAAGGCAATCAAATATTCAATAACAGATTTGGAGGGCTGTTTCTTGCTTCTGGTGTCAATGTCACAATGAAAG ACAACAAAATCATGAACAATCAGGATGCCATAGAGAAAGCAGTGAGCAGAGGTCAGTGCCTGTACAAGATTTCCAGTTACACCAGCTATCCCATGCACGACTTTTACAG GTGCCACACCTGTAACACAACAGACAGAAATGCAATCTGTGTGAACTGTATTAAGAAGTGCCACCAAGGGCATGATGTTGAGTTTATACGACATGATAG GTTTTTCTGTGACTGTGGTGCGGGAACACTGTCGAACCCTTGCACGTTAGCTGGAGAGCCGACACACGACACGGACACTCTGTATGACTCGGCGCCTCCTATAGAGTCTAACACGTTACAACACAACTGA
- the fbxo11b gene encoding F-box only protein 11 isoform X2 — MVAEESGPGAQNSPYQLRRKSLLPKRTACPTKSSMEGASTSATETFGHRAKRARVSGKSQDLPASPAEQYLQEKLPDEVVLKIFSYLLEQDLCQAACVCKRFSELANDPILWKRLYMEVFEYTRPMMHPEPGKFYQINPEEYEQPNPWKESFQQLYKGAHVKPGFAEHFYSNPARYKGRENMLYYDTIEDALGGVQEAHFDGLIFVHSGIYTDEWIYIESPITMIGAAPGKVADKVVIENTRDSTFVFMEGSEDAYVGYMTIRFNPDDKSAQHHNAHHCLEITVNCSPNIDHCIIRSTCTVGSAVCVSGQGACPTIKHCNISDCENVGLYITDHAQGIYEDNEISNNALAGIWVKNHGNPIIRRNHIHHGRDVGVFTFDHGMGYFESCNIHRNRIAGFEVKAYANPTVVRCEIHHGQTGGIYVHEKGRGQFIENKIYANNFAGVWITSNSDPTIRGNAIFNGNQGGVYIFGDGRGLIEGNDIYGNALAGIQIRTNSCPIVRHNKIHDGQHGGIYVHEKGQGVIEENEVYSNTLAGVWVTTGSTPVLRRNRIHSGKQVGVYFYDNGHGVLEDNDIYNHMYSGVQIRTGSNPKIRRNKIWGGQNGGILVYNSGLGFIEDNEIFDNAMAGVWIKTDSNPTLRRNKIHDGRDGGICIFNGGRGLLEENDIFRNAQAGVLISTNSHPVLRKNRIFDGFAAGIEITNHATATLEGNQIFNNRFGGLFLASGVNVTMKDNKIMNNQDAIEKAVSRGQCLYKISSYTSYPMHDFYRCHTCNTTDRNAICVNCIKKCHQGHDVEFIRHDRFFCDCGAGTLSNPCTLAGEPTHDTDTLYDSAPPIESNTLQHN, encoded by the exons ATGGTTGCAGAAGAATCTGGTCCAGGAGCTCAAAACAGTCCATATCAACTCCGCAGAAAGTCTTTGTTGCCTAAGAGAACCGCGTGTCCCACAAAAAGCAGTATGGAG GGAGCCTCCACTTCAGCAACAGAAACCTTTGGTCACAGAGCAAAACGTGCCCGAGTGTCAGGAAAGTCCCAAGACCTTCCAG CTTCCCCTGCAGAACAGTATCTCCAAGAAAAGCTTCCAGATGAGGTGGTCCTGAAGATTTTTTCCTACTTGCTAGAGCAAGATCTGTGTCAGGCTGCTTGTGTCTGCAAGCGCTTTAGTGAGCTAGCTAATGACCCTATTCTCTG GAAAAGATTGTACATGGAGGTGTTTGAATACACACGGCCCATGATGCATCCAGAACCAGGGAAATTCTATCAAATAAACCCTGAAGAATATGAGCAGCCTAACCCATGGAAGGAAAGCTTTCAGCAACTG TATAAAGGTGCACATGTTAAGCCTGGCTTTGCAGAACATTTTTACAGCAATCCAGCCAGATACAAAGGCAGAGAGAATATGCTG TACTATGACACCATTGAGGATGCATTGGGAGGAGTTCAGGAGGCCCATTTTGATGGGCTAATATTTGTTCATTCTGGAATCTACACAGATGAATGGATCTACATCGAGTCTCCCATTACAATGATCGGTGCAG CTCCTGGAAAAGTAGCTGATAAGGTTGTCATTGAGAACACTAGAGATTCAACATTTGTGTTTATGGAGGGTTCAGAAGATGCATATGTAGGTTACATGACCATTAGG TTCAACCCTGATGATAAATCAGCTCAGCATCACAATGCACACCACTGCCTGGAGATCACAGTGAACTGCAGCCCGAATATTGACCACTGCATTATCCGCAGCACCTGCACAG tggGTTCGGCAGTATGTGTAAGTGGTCAGGGTGCATGTCCCACCATCAAGCACTGCAACATCAGTGACTGTGAAAATGTGGGGCTCTACATCACTGATCATGCGCAG GGCATTTATGAAGATAATGAAATCTCCAACAATGCATTAGCGGGGATCTGGGTGAAAAACCATGGCAACCCCATCATTAGGAGGAACCATATCCATCATGGCAGAGATGTTGGCGTGTTCACATTTGACCATGGCATG GGCTACTTTGAGAGCTGCAACATACATAGAAACAGAATTGCAGGTTTTGAGGTAAAGGCGTATGCCAACCCCACAGTGGTGCGCTGTGAAATTCACCACGGCCAAACAGGCGGCATCTACGTCCACGAGAAGGGCCGGGGACAGTTTATAGAGAATAAGATCTATGCTAATAACTTTGCTGGTGTGTGGATCACGTCAAACAGTGACCCCACCATTAG gGGTAATGCCATCTTCAATGGAAATCAAGGGGGCGTTTACATATTTGGTGATGGCAGAGGTCTCATAGAGGGCAATGATATTTATGGAAACGCCCTGGCTGGCATTCAGATCCGAACCAACAGCTGCCCTATAGTCCGACACAACAAGATACATGATGGACAGCATGGAGGAATCTATGTA CATGAGAAGGGCCAGGGTGTTATTGAGGAGAATGAAGTGTATAGCAACACCCTAGCAGGAGTGTGGGTGACCACAGGGAGCACACCCGTGCTCAGGCGGAACAGAATACACAGTGGCAAACAG GTTGGAGTGTATTTCTATGATAATGGTCATGGTGTATTGGAGGATAATGATATCTATAACCACATGTACTCTGGTGTACAAATCAG AACTGGAAGCAACCCTAAGATTAGACGAAACAAAATCTGGGGAGGGCAGAATGGAGGTATTCTTGTTTACAACTCTG GGTTGGGCTTCATTGAGGACAATGAGATATTTGACAATGCCATGGCTGGAGTATGGATTAAGACTGACAGCAACCCCACCCTACGCAGGAACAAGATCCATGATGGCCGAGATGGTGGTATCTGCATATTTAACGGTGGAAGGG GATTGTTGGAGGAAAATGACATCTTCAGAAATGCCCAGGCTGGTGTCCTCATTAGTACTAACAGTCACCCAGTATTGCGGAAGAACCGAATATTTGATGGCTTTGCTGCTG GCATTGAGATAACAAACCATGCTACTGCAACTTTAGAAGGCAATCAAATATTCAATAACAGATTTGGAGGGCTGTTTCTTGCTTCTGGTGTCAATGTCACAATGAAAG ACAACAAAATCATGAACAATCAGGATGCCATAGAGAAAGCAGTGAGCAGAGGTCAGTGCCTGTACAAGATTTCCAGTTACACCAGCTATCCCATGCACGACTTTTACAG GTGCCACACCTGTAACACAACAGACAGAAATGCAATCTGTGTGAACTGTATTAAGAAGTGCCACCAAGGGCATGATGTTGAGTTTATACGACATGATAG GTTTTTCTGTGACTGTGGTGCGGGAACACTGTCGAACCCTTGCACGTTAGCTGGAGAGCCGACACACGACACGGACACTCTGTATGACTCGGCGCCTCCTATAGAGTCTAACACGTTACAACACAACTGA